In Halobaculum sp. XH14, a single genomic region encodes these proteins:
- a CDS encoding MOSC domain-containing protein translates to MNSVGTVERIFTAPEAEVEMTERSEVEAVARSGLRGDRYFREIETGTFVTWEPDEERHDGYDLTLIEREAVDAIKRDADIELAPGEHRRNIVTRETALNHLVGKRFRVGDAICRGDRLCEPCGYLQDLIGKDVLDALAHRGGLRADILESGVIHPSDKIEPLD, encoded by the coding sequence ATGAACAGTGTTGGAACTGTCGAACGCATCTTCACTGCTCCTGAAGCCGAAGTCGAGATGACTGAACGCAGTGAAGTTGAGGCCGTCGCTCGAAGTGGCCTTCGGGGTGACAGATATTTCCGCGAAATAGAAACCGGAACCTTCGTCACGTGGGAGCCAGACGAGGAACGCCACGATGGCTACGATTTGACACTCATCGAGCGAGAAGCCGTTGATGCAATCAAGCGCGATGCAGATATTGAACTCGCTCCCGGCGAACATCGGCGGAATATCGTCACCCGTGAAACCGCACTCAACCATCTCGTCGGCAAGCGCTTCCGTGTCGGTGATGCCATCTGTCGGGGCGATAGACTGTGTGAACCATGTGGGTATCTTCAGGACCTCATCGGGAAAGACGTCCTGGATGCATTGGCCCACCGAGGTGGGCTTCGAGCTGACATCCTCGAAAGTGGAGTGATTCATCCGAGTGACAAAATCGAACCGCTCGATTAG